The Plantactinospora sp. KBS50 sequence CCCCCGGGAGAACAGCCACAGCTAGCGTGTCCGTCCGCTCCGGCGCGCTGCGCCCCCGGTGTGTTGATCAGGGCGTCTGTGGCGGTGGAAAGCGCTTACCCGGGCGCGGAAGCCTTGATCAACACGATGGGGTGGTCATCCGGATGACCGCCGGTCATACCGGGGGTACGCTGAGCGGCATGACCGCCAAGGTGACGCTCTCCTTCTCCGACGAGACGATCGAAGAGGCCCGGCACTACGCGCGGCAGGAGGGGATGTCCCTCTCCGCCTGGATCGACCTGGCCGCCCGGGAGAAGGCGCTGCGGGAGGTCTTCGCCGCGCACGCCGCCGCGGTCGGCCGGGCCGGGCTGGACCTGGAATCGGCCGCCATCGCCGACGAGCG is a genomic window containing:
- a CDS encoding DUF6364 family protein — translated: MTAKVTLSFSDETIEEARHYARQEGMSLSAWIDLAAREKALREVFAAHAAAVGRAGLDLESAAIADEREVEMVDAALFGRTGGDEPGGRGHRRAA